One Brachybacterium kimchii genomic window carries:
- a CDS encoding sulfatase family protein, protein MTRETPASPPNRPNILWITTHDINPHLGCYAGAYPGAEHAVTPHLDDLASEGLRFDNAFASAPICAPSRSAIITGCHPASIGTIHMRSKAVPPAGVRMFTEHFREAGYYVTNNSFTDFQMATPWSAFDECSDTAHWRDRPDPDQPFFATFHGLITHESQIHLDDESFEERVPHVRPEDRHAPEDVELPPYYPDTQVFRVAWARYLDLIGEMDHWVGTILQQLEDDGLAQSTLVVFWSDHGRGMPRAKRWANDSGLHEPLLIRWPGRITPGTRTEALVHLMDLAPSMLAAAGLEVPDHMQARPFLDSSGRLDEHANDYVFAGRDRMGDLHDMSRTVRDSRYRYIRHYHPDRSPMQHCTYPDSLSTWAEMRRMATAEVTQRAIGDLPSSLTPLQRTLVAPTKPEEELYDLLEDPHEEHDLAGDSAHAETLARLSTALTDWQEQIGDLGFLTEDELQERWRPGGAWPCTPEPEVVVAHGTVEARCSESSATIIWTDDPPAAHDPEVPPSAADSMGSPRNAIGSPVADGRAWRIHCPASPIPADRPAWVRAVRLGWQPSADVAVRS, encoded by the coding sequence ATGACACGCGAGACACCGGCGTCGCCGCCGAACCGGCCCAACATCCTGTGGATCACGACCCACGACATCAACCCCCACCTGGGCTGCTACGCCGGCGCCTATCCCGGCGCGGAGCACGCGGTCACCCCGCACCTCGACGATCTCGCATCCGAGGGACTCCGCTTCGACAATGCGTTCGCCTCGGCGCCGATCTGCGCGCCCTCCCGCTCGGCGATCATCACGGGCTGCCACCCGGCGTCCATCGGGACGATCCACATGCGCTCGAAGGCCGTCCCGCCGGCCGGTGTCCGCATGTTCACCGAGCACTTCCGGGAAGCCGGCTACTACGTCACCAACAACTCCTTCACCGACTTCCAGATGGCGACGCCCTGGAGCGCCTTCGACGAGTGCAGCGACACCGCGCACTGGCGGGACCGCCCGGACCCTGACCAGCCGTTCTTCGCGACCTTCCATGGGCTCATCACGCACGAGTCGCAGATCCATCTGGACGACGAGTCGTTCGAGGAGCGCGTGCCGCACGTGCGCCCCGAGGACCGCCACGCTCCGGAGGACGTCGAGCTGCCGCCCTACTATCCGGACACCCAGGTGTTCCGGGTCGCCTGGGCCCGCTACCTCGACCTCATCGGTGAGATGGACCATTGGGTGGGTACGATCCTCCAGCAGCTCGAGGACGACGGTCTCGCGCAGAGCACCCTCGTCGTCTTCTGGAGCGACCACGGCCGCGGGATGCCCCGTGCCAAGCGCTGGGCGAACGACTCCGGCCTGCACGAACCGCTCCTGATCCGCTGGCCTGGCCGCATCACCCCCGGCACGAGAACAGAGGCGCTCGTGCACCTCATGGATCTCGCCCCGAGCATGCTCGCTGCGGCCGGTCTCGAGGTTCCCGACCACATGCAGGCGAGACCCTTCCTCGACAGCTCGGGCCGCCTCGACGAGCACGCCAACGACTACGTCTTCGCCGGCAGGGACCGGATGGGCGATCTGCACGACATGTCCCGCACCGTCCGGGACTCCCGTTACCGCTACATCCGCCACTACCACCCGGACCGCTCACCGATGCAGCACTGCACGTACCCCGACAGCCTGAGCACCTGGGCGGAGATGCGGCGCATGGCCACCGCGGAGGTCACCCAGCGGGCGATCGGAGATCTGCCGAGCTCCCTCACGCCGCTGCAGAGGACCCTCGTCGCCCCCACCAAACCCGAGGAGGAGCTGTACGACCTGCTCGAGGACCCGCACGAGGAGCACGACCTCGCGGGGGACAGCGCGCACGCGGAGACCCTGGCCCGGCTCTCGACCGCTCTCACGGACTGGCAGGAGCAGATCGGCGACCTGGGGTTCCTCACCGAGGACGAGCTGCAGGAGCGCTGGCGCCCCGGCGGCGCCTGGCCGTGCACACCCGAACCCGAGGTCGTCGTCGCGCACGGCACGGTCGAGGCTCGCTGCAGCGAATCCTCCGCCACCATCATCTGGACCGATGACCCACCCGCGGCGCACGACCCCGAAGTCCCGCCGTCGGCCGCGGACAGCATGGGGTCGCCGAGGAACGCGATCGGATCCCCCGTCGCCGACGGACGCGCATGGCGCATCCACTGCCCCGCATCACCGATCCCCGCCGATCGCCCCGCGTGGGTCCGCGCCGTGCGACTCGGCTGGCAACCCAGTGCGGACGTGGCCGTGCGGAGTTGA
- a CDS encoding MFS transporter, which yields MTHPAQSSDAPVLEPAGPAPSTKVPHRWRNLITITGAEVVDNTEAGLLNTLFPSIAAALRLDNGHLGILSALGKFAAVPFGPMWVWIATRIGRKQALILNNVIGGLLGIAAGMSPGFITLLLFNTLLAGTVSSGQPLTNAIIADSFDERSRARATGYYYGILTAVSSFIGPVLALFSGHPDGWRWGMWIIGGICLLSSLLISAFYREPGIGAAEAQLADLDESRRASKVTVRGVLALFRIPTFSIMMLSRLLSGHLLITVFGIQFLVTERGFSNATAATVLVPFGLGYVIATFLSGYAVELLDRLLPDHGRVVFIQAAQFLFAIAALLGTQFEWGSIGVYAIFWALFGATQGMNPPVNRPIVMSVVLPELRGQAFAIFLTFFQTIAWALFSLSAGYLAEALGIQGVFFWVLFVLMAVNGVILSALYFTYPRDARRVTDELEARRRSAVSAEGEVAR from the coding sequence ATGACCCACCCCGCGCAGAGCTCGGACGCACCCGTGCTCGAACCCGCCGGGCCCGCCCCCTCCACCAAGGTGCCCCACCGCTGGCGGAACCTCATCACGATCACGGGCGCCGAGGTCGTGGACAACACCGAGGCGGGCCTGCTGAACACCCTGTTCCCCTCGATCGCCGCCGCGCTGCGCCTCGACAACGGCCACCTCGGCATCCTCAGCGCCCTGGGCAAGTTCGCCGCGGTCCCGTTCGGTCCGATGTGGGTCTGGATCGCGACGCGGATCGGCCGCAAGCAGGCGCTCATCCTCAACAACGTCATCGGCGGGCTGCTCGGCATCGCCGCCGGCATGTCCCCGGGCTTCATCACCCTGCTGCTGTTCAACACGCTCCTGGCCGGCACCGTGAGCTCGGGCCAGCCGCTGACGAACGCGATCATCGCCGATTCCTTCGACGAGCGGTCCCGGGCGCGGGCCACCGGCTATTACTACGGCATCCTCACCGCCGTGTCCTCGTTCATCGGCCCCGTCCTCGCCCTGTTCTCCGGGCACCCCGACGGCTGGCGCTGGGGCATGTGGATCATCGGCGGGATCTGCCTGCTGTCGTCCCTGCTGATCTCCGCCTTCTACCGCGAGCCCGGCATCGGCGCGGCCGAGGCGCAGCTCGCCGATCTCGATGAGTCGCGGCGCGCATCCAAGGTGACCGTCCGCGGCGTGCTCGCGCTCTTCCGCATCCCCACCTTCTCGATCATGATGCTCTCGAGACTGCTCTCGGGGCACCTCCTGATCACCGTCTTCGGCATCCAGTTCCTCGTCACCGAGCGCGGGTTCTCCAACGCCACTGCCGCGACGGTCCTCGTGCCCTTCGGACTGGGATACGTGATCGCCACCTTCCTCAGCGGCTACGCCGTCGAGCTGCTCGACAGACTCCTCCCCGACCACGGACGCGTCGTGTTCATCCAGGCGGCCCAGTTCCTCTTCGCGATCGCCGCGCTTCTCGGCACTCAGTTCGAGTGGGGCTCGATCGGCGTGTACGCGATCTTCTGGGCGCTGTTCGGGGCGACGCAGGGCATGAACCCGCCGGTGAACCGCCCGATCGTCATGTCCGTGGTCCTGCCGGAGCTGCGGGGCCAGGCCTTCGCGATCTTCCTGACGTTCTTCCAGACGATCGCCTGGGCGCTGTTCTCGCTCTCCGCCGGGTACCTCGCCGAGGCCCTGGGCATCCAGGGCGTGTTCTTCTGGGTGCTGTTCGTGCTCATGGCCGTCAACGGCGTGATCCTCAGTGCTCTGTACTTCACCTATCCCCGCGACGCCCGGAGAGTCACCGACGAACTGGAGGCGCGCCGTCGCAGCGCCGTCTCCGCCGAGGGGGAGGTCGCCCGATGA
- a CDS encoding MFS transporter, whose product MSTSAELASRSLPATPRPFGARDRIGYMFGDLGNDFTFLLASSYLMIYFTNVAGLSAAHVGLLFLIARFIDAFTDIGWGRFLDRHTPGRNGRFRPWIGRMAIPVAIASSLMYVPFTSGWDYGLKLAYAGVTYLLWGSVFYTTTNIAYGSMASVLTIVPVERASLSVFRGIGANSAGLLVSLVPPLFIYAMVDGSSELQPGRLFAVAVVFSLLAALWYVLCWANTAERVAAPTQGIEKPGLLALFRSLASSRPLLSLIAANILIMLASLLVGTMAAYLWLYHFNNGALSGPAQLTSFLPGLLLSVVAARLAARFGKKEVVTFALLGAGVLYVLLSLLHISDPWVFIGLMFVAGFGLGFYNLLIWALIGDIIDAEEVRSGHRDDGTVYAVNTWARKVGQAVAGGLGGFALSAVGFRSASSAQSSSTIDGIYMVSTLVPGLLYIAAALILLVLYPLGRRKVQENVSVLAERRAANDEVI is encoded by the coding sequence ATGTCCACCTCCGCAGAACTCGCATCCCGATCCCTCCCAGCGACTCCCCGCCCCTTCGGGGCACGGGACCGGATCGGCTACATGTTCGGCGACCTCGGGAACGACTTCACGTTCCTCCTCGCGTCGTCGTACCTGATGATCTACTTCACGAACGTCGCGGGCCTCTCCGCGGCCCACGTCGGACTGCTCTTCCTCATCGCACGGTTCATCGATGCCTTCACCGACATCGGTTGGGGTCGATTCCTGGATCGCCACACCCCTGGGCGCAATGGTCGCTTCCGCCCGTGGATCGGGAGGATGGCGATCCCCGTCGCCATCGCGAGCTCCCTGATGTACGTCCCGTTCACGAGCGGGTGGGACTACGGGCTGAAGCTCGCCTACGCGGGGGTGACCTATCTGCTGTGGGGCTCGGTCTTCTACACCACCACGAACATCGCCTACGGCTCCATGGCCTCCGTGCTCACGATCGTGCCCGTGGAGCGGGCCTCCCTCTCCGTGTTCCGAGGCATCGGGGCCAACAGCGCCGGGCTCCTCGTCTCACTGGTGCCACCGCTGTTCATCTACGCGATGGTCGACGGCTCGTCCGAGCTCCAGCCGGGACGGCTCTTCGCGGTGGCCGTCGTCTTCTCCCTGCTGGCCGCGCTCTGGTACGTCCTGTGCTGGGCGAACACCGCCGAGCGGGTCGCCGCGCCGACGCAGGGCATCGAGAAGCCCGGCCTGCTCGCGCTCTTCCGCTCCCTCGCCAGCAGCCGGCCCCTGCTCTCGCTGATCGCGGCCAACATCCTGATCATGCTGGCCTCGCTCCTGGTCGGCACCATGGCCGCCTACCTGTGGCTCTACCACTTCAACAACGGCGCGCTCTCCGGTCCGGCGCAGCTCACGTCGTTCCTCCCGGGCCTCCTGCTCTCGGTCGTCGCAGCACGGCTCGCCGCCCGATTCGGCAAGAAGGAGGTCGTGACCTTCGCGCTCCTCGGCGCGGGCGTCCTCTACGTCCTCCTGTCCCTGCTGCACATCTCCGATCCGTGGGTCTTCATCGGCCTGATGTTCGTCGCGGGCTTCGGCCTGGGCTTCTACAACCTTCTGATCTGGGCCCTCATCGGGGACATCATCGATGCCGAGGAGGTGCGCAGCGGGCACCGCGACGACGGCACGGTGTACGCCGTGAACACGTGGGCGCGCAAGGTGGGCCAGGCCGTCGCCGGCGGCCTGGGCGGGTTCGCCCTGTCCGCGGTCGGATTCCGCTCCGCGTCGTCCGCCCAGTCGTCCTCCACGATCGACGGCATCTACATGGTCTCGACCCTCGTCCCCGGCCTCCTGTACATCGCGGCCGCGCTGATACTGCTGGTGCTCTACCCGCTCGGCCGCCGGAAGGTCCAGGAGAACGTCTCCGTGCTCGCCGAGCGTCGCGCCGCGAACGACGAGGTGATCTGA
- a CDS encoding MarR family winged helix-turn-helix transcriptional regulator — MTSSPPPRHRIAFLLSQLGSDASAGFERALGELGITPGDAGVLRLVGRNPGVSQRAVSEQVGVGPSRIVAVLDRLEGKGLLERRRSPRDRRSHEVSLTEQGREVLGRLGPIARDHERAYIEPLEPEEVHQLQSLLEKVAAGRQLSAEVHRGT; from the coding sequence ATGACGTCCTCGCCCCCGCCTCGCCACCGGATCGCGTTCCTGCTCTCCCAGCTGGGGTCCGATGCCTCGGCCGGCTTCGAGCGGGCGCTCGGGGAGCTCGGGATCACCCCCGGGGACGCGGGGGTGCTGCGCCTGGTGGGGCGGAATCCCGGCGTCAGCCAGCGAGCGGTGAGCGAGCAGGTGGGAGTGGGGCCCAGCAGGATCGTCGCGGTGCTCGACCGCCTGGAGGGCAAGGGGCTGCTCGAGCGCCGCCGCAGCCCCCGGGATCGCCGCAGCCACGAGGTCAGCCTCACCGAGCAGGGCAGGGAGGTGCTGGGGAGGCTGGGCCCGATCGCGCGGGATCACGAGCGTGCGTACATCGAGCCCCTGGAGCCCGAGGAGGTCCACCAGCTCCAGTCGCTCCTGGAGAAGGTCGCCGCGGGCCGGCAGCTCTCCGCCGAGGTGCATCGCGGGACCTGA
- a CDS encoding sulfatase, giving the protein MKAIILMFDSLNRHMLEQYRDTIVQAPNFARLAQRAVTFENFYAGSMPCMPARREMHTGRYNFLHRSWGPLEPFDDSMPQILKDHGVHTHLASDHPHYWEDGGATYHTRYSTWEFFRGQEGDPWKGVVAQSVPDAPLHERMVAQDGVNRTYMATEADHSQTRTVDAGIHFIDTNAAADDWMLQIELFDPHEPFFSHQAYKDLYPHQYDGPAFDWPGYQKVTEPEAQVEHARREYAALVSMCDRSLGRVLDAMDSHGLWEDTMLIVNTDHGFLLGEHGWWAKSVQPWFNELVHLPMFLWDPRAGAADERRGDLAQTIDIAPTMLRYFGIEPTPDMQGRDLAHPSARERTALFGVHGGHVNITDGRYVYMRSSAGRDNAPLEEFTLMPTHMRSRFGVDELAEWEPAEPFAFTKGLRTMRMDALGGWMNPWQHGTLLFDLKADPDQHSPILDDEVELRMAGQLVEAMRAADAPRSQYERLGLPLEGEVTTEHLLARAHAERAAEMAIAMPSREELPGADLLGLPLLELASRSYAREALAREVPGVVHTEAVNVPAGMTLYDMAAAGLVSVAQLRRVGEALVAQ; this is encoded by the coding sequence ATGAAGGCCATCATCCTGATGTTCGACAGCCTGAACCGGCACATGCTCGAGCAGTACCGCGACACGATCGTGCAGGCTCCGAACTTCGCCCGTCTCGCCCAGCGCGCCGTGACCTTCGAGAACTTCTACGCCGGCTCGATGCCCTGCATGCCCGCCCGGCGGGAGATGCACACCGGCCGGTACAACTTCCTGCACCGCTCCTGGGGTCCGCTCGAGCCCTTCGACGACTCGATGCCGCAGATCCTCAAGGATCACGGCGTCCACACGCACCTCGCCTCCGATCACCCCCATTACTGGGAGGACGGCGGCGCCACGTACCACACCCGCTACTCGACCTGGGAGTTCTTCCGTGGTCAGGAGGGGGATCCGTGGAAGGGAGTCGTCGCGCAGAGCGTGCCCGACGCCCCGCTGCACGAGCGCATGGTCGCCCAGGACGGCGTGAACCGCACCTACATGGCGACCGAGGCCGACCACTCCCAGACCCGCACGGTCGACGCGGGCATCCACTTCATCGACACCAATGCGGCGGCCGACGACTGGATGCTGCAGATCGAGCTGTTCGACCCGCACGAGCCCTTCTTCAGCCACCAGGCCTACAAGGACCTCTACCCCCACCAGTACGACGGCCCCGCCTTCGACTGGCCCGGATATCAGAAGGTCACCGAGCCCGAGGCGCAGGTCGAGCACGCCCGCCGCGAGTACGCGGCGCTGGTCTCGATGTGCGACCGTTCGCTGGGGCGGGTGCTGGACGCCATGGACTCCCACGGCCTGTGGGAGGACACGATGCTCATCGTCAACACCGACCACGGCTTCCTGCTCGGCGAGCACGGCTGGTGGGCGAAGTCCGTGCAGCCCTGGTTCAACGAGCTCGTGCACCTGCCGATGTTCCTCTGGGACCCGCGCGCCGGTGCGGCCGACGAGCGCCGCGGCGATCTCGCCCAGACCATCGACATCGCCCCCACGATGCTGCGCTACTTCGGCATCGAGCCCACCCCCGACATGCAGGGACGGGACCTCGCGCATCCTTCGGCCCGCGAGCGCACCGCCCTGTTCGGCGTGCACGGCGGCCACGTGAACATCACCGATGGCCGGTACGTGTACATGCGCTCGAGCGCGGGCAGGGACAACGCCCCGCTCGAGGAGTTCACGCTGATGCCCACGCACATGCGCTCGCGCTTCGGGGTCGATGAGCTCGCCGAATGGGAGCCCGCCGAGCCCTTCGCATTCACCAAGGGACTGCGCACGATGCGGATGGACGCGCTCGGCGGCTGGATGAACCCCTGGCAGCACGGCACACTGCTGTTCGACCTGAAGGCCGATCCGGATCAGCACTCGCCGATCCTCGACGACGAGGTCGAGCTGCGGATGGCCGGCCAGCTCGTCGAGGCGATGCGCGCCGCGGATGCACCGCGCAGCCAGTACGAGCGCCTCGGCCTTCCCCTCGAGGGCGAGGTGACGACCGAGCATCTGCTGGCCCGCGCGCACGCCGAGCGCGCCGCGGAGATGGCGATCGCCATGCCCTCACGGGAGGAGCTGCCCGGTGCCGATCTGCTCGGGCTCCCGCTGCTCGAGCTCGCCTCGCGCTCCTATGCCCGCGAGGCGCTCGCCCGCGAGGTCCCGGGCGTCGTCCACACCGAGGCCGTCAACGTGCCGGCGGGCATGACCCTGTACGACATGGCCGCCGCCGGGCTCGTGAGCGTCGCGCAGCTGCGGCGGGTGGGGGAGGCGCTCGTCGCACAGTGA
- a CDS encoding PadR family transcriptional regulator codes for MKLEHLLLGVLAMKPATGYDLKKYMDTHGRFLRANTQMSQVYRSLAGMEQRGWVVHDVEPRPGATDAKRYRLTEEGSTVFLDWLTGPYQPPTRFEEPDLQARLAFAGFMDRENLIALLDTELEARTQEVARYRFRDRRLERTPELPFDAGLADAVGEWAHRAGAEAKDAHIARIAALRDQIQDAPSTPPSAPAVKIDAPQNLEEPTR; via the coding sequence TTGAAGCTCGAGCACCTGCTGCTCGGTGTGCTGGCCATGAAGCCCGCGACCGGCTACGACCTCAAGAAGTACATGGACACCCACGGGCGATTCCTGCGCGCCAACACGCAGATGAGCCAGGTCTACCGCTCGCTCGCAGGCATGGAGCAGCGGGGGTGGGTCGTCCACGACGTGGAGCCGCGCCCCGGTGCGACGGACGCGAAGCGCTACCGCCTCACCGAGGAGGGGTCGACCGTCTTCCTCGACTGGCTCACCGGCCCCTACCAGCCGCCCACGCGCTTCGAGGAGCCGGACCTCCAGGCCCGGCTCGCCTTCGCCGGATTCATGGACCGGGAGAACCTGATCGCGCTTCTGGACACCGAGCTCGAGGCGCGCACCCAGGAAGTCGCCCGCTACCGCTTCCGCGACAGGCGCCTCGAGCGCACCCCGGAGCTGCCCTTCGATGCGGGCCTGGCCGACGCGGTCGGGGAGTGGGCTCATCGCGCCGGAGCGGAGGCCAAGGATGCGCACATCGCGCGGATCGCCGCGCTGCGCGACCAGATCCAGGACGCACCGTCGACCCCGCCGAGCGCGCCGGCCGTGAAGATCGACGCACCGCAGAACCTCGAGGAGCCCACCCGATGA
- a CDS encoding LacI family DNA-binding transcriptional regulator, translating into MARPTLKDVARRAGVSVSTVSYALNDTSRVQLSAETRGRVRRIAKELGYTPNLFARSLQARSSRTIGVVVSKPLTNPRYAAIVHGTGTALMDRGLRMTVLPRPDVSGYLDDCRSGFLEGIIFVGHDDVTVPQELVDAASEGLAPMVAIDCGASDADTPFSTVDFDYELGTASMIEHLAGRGITTVLHVRPEVSSRAERLRQMALMRVLGSHDRISLQVVSTGLKDADLAELDAAGQHGDYLHHQAARLTAALEDVDERAARVAVLCSWGADVEVALSVVQRVAPGATVAALAGGWPRVEVWPGLTYSRLPLEEAGETAARLLTQELTPDAHHEHVLLPPEALSSS; encoded by the coding sequence ATGGCACGCCCGACCCTGAAGGATGTCGCCCGGAGGGCGGGAGTATCGGTCTCCACGGTGTCCTACGCCCTCAACGACACCTCCCGCGTGCAGCTGTCCGCGGAGACTCGCGGCCGCGTGCGGCGCATCGCCAAGGAGCTCGGATACACGCCGAACCTCTTCGCGCGCTCCCTGCAGGCGAGGTCCAGCAGGACGATCGGCGTCGTGGTGAGCAAGCCCCTGACCAACCCCCGCTACGCGGCGATCGTCCATGGCACGGGCACTGCGCTGATGGATCGGGGCCTGCGCATGACGGTCCTCCCCCGGCCGGACGTCAGCGGCTATCTGGACGACTGCCGAAGCGGCTTCCTCGAGGGCATCATCTTCGTGGGCCACGACGACGTCACGGTTCCCCAGGAGCTCGTCGACGCCGCGAGCGAAGGCCTCGCCCCGATGGTCGCCATCGACTGCGGCGCCTCGGACGCCGACACCCCCTTCTCGACCGTGGACTTCGACTACGAGCTCGGCACCGCATCGATGATCGAGCACCTGGCCGGGCGCGGGATCACCACCGTGCTCCATGTGCGGCCGGAGGTCTCGTCGAGGGCGGAGCGACTGAGGCAGATGGCGCTCATGCGCGTCCTGGGATCGCACGACCGCATCTCCCTGCAGGTCGTGAGCACCGGGCTGAAGGACGCAGATCTCGCTGAGCTCGACGCCGCGGGCCAGCACGGAGACTACCTGCATCACCAGGCGGCGCGACTGACGGCAGCGCTCGAGGACGTCGATGAGCGGGCCGCGCGGGTCGCAGTGCTCTGCTCGTGGGGCGCGGACGTCGAGGTCGCGCTCAGCGTCGTCCAGCGCGTCGCTCCAGGGGCCACGGTGGCCGCCCTCGCCGGGGGCTGGCCGAGGGTCGAGGTCTGGCCCGGGCTCACCTACTCACGGCTCCCCCTCGAGGAGGCGGGCGAGACCGCGGCCCGTCTGCTGACCCAGGAGCTGACGCCCGACGCGCACCACGAGCACGTGCTCCTGCCGCCGGAGGCGCTGTCATCGTCCTGA
- a CDS encoding sulfatase family protein, translating into MTRPNIVFIMSDDHAAHAISAYGSRVNSTPNLDRIAQEGMRMDAVFCTNSICSPSRASILTGTYSHVNGVSSIWTEMDYRVPTFIDALHDDGYATAMFGKWHLGEHGVSRPRGFDAWKVFPGQGDYVDPAMIDEDGESTVPGYATDIVTDLAIDWVDERAQDEPFCMMVHHKAPHRPWVPDEKHRHLYADGSIPEPETFFDDLESRSKAVRGVHMTIADDMGADDLKTEVPEHLRGEENREERMRWKYQIYMRDYLQCIQSIDDNVGRLLDHLEEQGLAENTLIVYTSDQGFFLGDHGWFDKRLMFDQSLQMPMLIRWPEQIQAGSRCDSIITNVDFAATFLEVCGLDAASALPTSQGRSFLPLLRGEHVEDWPDAMYYRYWEHDDPIHHAPAHYGIRTDRFKYIHYYGAGLGVPGASDRIFEPEWELYDLQSDPTEVRNVVDDAEYAGVRAQMEAKLAQYQQRYADEPYRGEDTPRPEWGPYDEEVFARVAEYVAEIDATSR; encoded by the coding sequence ATGACCCGCCCGAACATCGTCTTCATCATGAGCGACGATCACGCCGCGCACGCGATCTCCGCGTACGGCAGCCGCGTGAACTCGACCCCGAACCTCGACCGCATCGCCCAGGAGGGCATGCGCATGGACGCCGTGTTCTGCACGAACTCCATCTGCAGCCCATCGCGGGCGTCGATCCTCACCGGCACCTACAGCCACGTCAACGGCGTCTCCTCCATCTGGACGGAGATGGACTACCGGGTGCCCACCTTCATCGACGCCCTCCACGACGACGGCTACGCGACGGCGATGTTCGGCAAGTGGCACCTGGGCGAGCACGGCGTCTCCCGCCCGCGCGGCTTCGACGCCTGGAAGGTGTTCCCCGGCCAGGGCGACTACGTGGACCCCGCGATGATCGACGAGGACGGCGAGTCGACCGTCCCCGGGTACGCCACCGACATCGTCACCGACCTCGCCATCGACTGGGTCGACGAGCGTGCGCAGGACGAGCCCTTCTGCATGATGGTCCACCACAAGGCGCCCCATCGCCCGTGGGTGCCCGACGAGAAGCACCGCCACCTCTACGCCGACGGGTCGATCCCCGAGCCCGAGACCTTCTTCGACGACCTCGAGTCCCGCTCCAAGGCGGTGCGCGGCGTGCACATGACGATCGCCGATGACATGGGCGCCGACGACCTCAAGACCGAGGTCCCCGAGCACCTGCGCGGCGAGGAGAACCGCGAGGAGCGCATGCGCTGGAAGTACCAGATCTACATGCGCGACTACCTGCAGTGCATCCAGTCGATCGACGACAACGTGGGCAGGCTCCTGGATCACCTCGAGGAGCAGGGCCTGGCCGAGAACACCCTCATCGTCTACACCTCCGACCAGGGGTTCTTCCTGGGCGACCACGGCTGGTTCGACAAGCGCCTGATGTTCGACCAGTCGCTGCAGATGCCGATGCTGATCCGCTGGCCCGAGCAGATCCAGGCGGGCTCGCGCTGCGACTCGATCATCACCAACGTCGACTTCGCCGCCACCTTCCTCGAGGTGTGCGGCCTGGATGCCGCCTCCGCCCTGCCCACGTCGCAGGGGCGCAGCTTCCTGCCGCTGCTGCGCGGCGAGCACGTCGAAGACTGGCCGGACGCCATGTACTACCGCTACTGGGAGCACGACGACCCGATCCACCACGCCCCCGCCCACTACGGGATCCGCACCGACCGCTTCAAGTACATCCACTACTACGGGGCCGGCCTCGGGGTGCCCGGAGCCTCGGATCGGATCTTCGAGCCCGAGTGGGAGCTCTACGACCTGCAGTCGGACCCGACGGAGGTCCGCAACGTCGTCGACGACGCGGAGTACGCCGGGGTGCGGGCGCAGATGGAGGCGAAGCTCGCCCAGTACCAGCAGCGCTACGCCGACGAGCCCTACCGCGGCGAGGACACCCCGCGCCCGGAATGGGGACCCTACGACGAAGAGGTCTTCGCCCGCGTGGCGGAGTACGTCGCCGAGATCGACGCGACCAGCAGGTAA